In Sphingobacteriaceae bacterium, one genomic interval encodes:
- a CDS encoding T9SS type A sorting domain-containing protein, translated as MKKITLLLVITLFGGNILAQRWIEMMNEPGHNFYDIQREFNEYWKDKDITEKGKGYKQFKRWEAFMEPRVYPSGNLSLVSKTWENFNEAFPNTQSGGGKYNEIGGENLTASTTWTAMGPFGPMSGVANNGFPRKAGRDNFITFHPTIANTYWCGAPAGGLWKTTNNGSTWTTNTNSLSVIGASDLVVDPSNTNILYLATGDGDAGDTYCIGVLKSLDGGITWNTTGLTFAVSQQRRMRRLIINPSNPQILLAATNVGVYRTTNGGTNWTQINSSNSYDVEFKPTDPNTVYAAGTTFSVSTNGGASFTQISNGIPTSGSTRMNIAVTPANASYVYVLSASTANNLQGVYRSTNNGTSFSLMANSPNVLANSCSSPGSDGQGWYDLAFAASPINANEIVTGGVNVYRSTNGGTNWSIIGCWIGTGNPPYVHADHHELEYTTTGTLYSANDGGIFQYTGSSWTDLTSPRNIAQIYKIGLSTLSPNLWITGHQDNGSNIYNNGTYNASMAGDGMDCFIDRTNNNKMYASYYSGQFQRSTNGGASWSSCTSGMSGNAGWVAPWKQDPVTAATLYAGRTQMFKSTNSGGSWAQSGTLPGINTGQRVVEFAIAPSNNSVLVCLHGTPLVLKSTNAGSSWTNITGTLPVGSAAPTNVCFDPTNANIIYVTLSGYSGGNKVFKSTNGGTSWTNISYNLPNLPANCIVYEPGTNGRVYVGMDVGVYYIDNLAVTWTLYNANLPNAPVSDLEISPALSTRLRAATYGRGVFEVDVVPSNSPPTSSFNFNGSICQGVAKQFMDGSNNTPNAWSWSVSPGGGVNINTPSSQNPNITFTNPGPYTVSLIASNGFGPGSLSTQVVTVMATPVVSISNSVQSICQGNNTNIIATGASSYTWNTGALTAGISVSPLVTTTYTVTGAVGSCVSANKTATVIVNLPPTINLSASETTICVGHSVTLNASGASTYTWQPGNQTGTSITGSPSVTTVYTVTGTDVNGCTNTSIINIMVDPCTGIIQSGNLTAEYKIYPNPSSSEINVTINTLKPMELEIKLFDNTGKLVHDSSQAFSKEKKNYTMKINHLADGIYNLQISDGKDFSKLIKVIKE; from the coding sequence ATGAAAAAAATCACACTTCTTTTAGTAATTACGCTCTTTGGAGGAAATATTTTAGCCCAACGATGGATAGAAATGATGAATGAACCCGGGCATAATTTTTATGATATTCAAAGAGAGTTTAACGAGTACTGGAAAGACAAAGACATTACCGAAAAAGGAAAAGGATATAAACAATTTAAAAGATGGGAAGCTTTTATGGAGCCCCGTGTTTATCCTTCCGGAAATTTATCATTGGTTTCCAAAACCTGGGAGAATTTTAATGAAGCTTTTCCAAACACACAAAGCGGTGGCGGTAAATACAATGAAATTGGAGGTGAAAACTTAACTGCTTCTACAACCTGGACAGCGATGGGTCCTTTTGGTCCAATGAGCGGTGTAGCTAATAATGGATTTCCGAGAAAAGCAGGCAGAGATAACTTTATTACTTTTCATCCTACAATTGCCAATACCTATTGGTGTGGCGCTCCTGCTGGGGGATTATGGAAAACCACCAATAATGGTAGTACCTGGACCACAAACACTAATTCATTATCAGTTATAGGAGCTTCAGACTTAGTAGTAGATCCCAGCAATACCAACATTTTATATTTAGCAACGGGTGATGGTGATGCAGGTGATACCTATTGCATTGGGGTATTAAAATCTTTAGACGGAGGCATTACCTGGAATACAACAGGACTCACATTTGCAGTTAGTCAACAAAGAAGAATGAGAAGATTAATTATTAATCCATCAAATCCACAGATTTTATTAGCTGCCACAAATGTTGGAGTTTACAGAACTACCAATGGTGGAACTAATTGGACACAGATCAACAGTTCAAATTCATACGATGTAGAATTTAAGCCCACTGATCCGAATACCGTTTATGCAGCCGGAACTACTTTTTCTGTGTCTACCAACGGAGGTGCAAGTTTTACACAAATCAGTAATGGTATTCCTACTTCCGGTTCAACTCGTATGAATATTGCCGTTACTCCTGCAAATGCAAGTTATGTGTATGTGTTATCCGCTTCCACAGCAAATAATTTACAAGGCGTTTATCGTTCTACCAATAACGGAACGTCGTTTTCCTTAATGGCAAACTCGCCAAACGTTTTAGCCAATTCCTGTTCATCTCCCGGATCCGACGGACAAGGATGGTATGACTTGGCTTTTGCGGCTTCACCAATAAATGCAAACGAAATTGTTACCGGTGGCGTAAATGTTTACCGTTCTACAAACGGAGGAACAAACTGGAGTATTATTGGATGCTGGATTGGTACCGGAAATCCTCCTTACGTACATGCCGATCATCACGAATTAGAATATACCACAACAGGAACTTTGTATTCCGCAAATGACGGAGGAATTTTTCAATATACCGGTTCATCATGGACAGATTTAACTTCACCAAGAAATATTGCACAGATTTATAAGATAGGTTTATCAACTCTTTCACCTAACCTTTGGATTACCGGTCACCAGGATAACGGTTCAAATATTTACAATAACGGAACTTATAATGCCAGTATGGCCGGAGACGGAATGGATTGCTTTATTGATAGAACCAATAACAATAAAATGTACGCTTCTTATTATAGCGGACAATTTCAACGTTCAACTAACGGAGGCGCCAGTTGGAGTTCTTGTACCAGTGGCATGAGCGGAAATGCAGGCTGGGTTGCTCCATGGAAACAAGATCCGGTTACCGCGGCTACTTTATATGCCGGAAGAACGCAAATGTTTAAATCAACTAACTCCGGAGGGAGTTGGGCTCAATCCGGTACTTTACCCGGAATAAATACCGGACAGCGTGTAGTTGAGTTCGCTATTGCCCCATCTAATAATTCTGTATTAGTTTGTTTACACGGAACACCATTGGTTTTAAAATCTACTAATGCCGGTTCATCGTGGACAAACATTACCGGAACCTTACCGGTAGGAAGCGCTGCACCAACTAACGTTTGTTTTGATCCAACCAATGCTAATATTATTTATGTAACATTAAGCGGTTACTCCGGAGGTAATAAAGTTTTTAAATCAACCAATGGTGGCACCAGCTGGACCAACATATCTTATAATCTACCAAATCTTCCGGCTAATTGTATTGTTTATGAACCCGGCACAAACGGCAGAGTATATGTTGGAATGGATGTTGGTGTTTATTACATTGATAATTTAGCGGTAACCTGGACTTTATATAATGCAAACTTACCAAACGCGCCGGTTTCTGATTTAGAAATTTCACCGGCCTTGTCTACTCGTTTAAGAGCAGCTACATATGGTAGGGGTGTGTTTGAAGTGGATGTTGTTCCTTCTAATTCTCCACCAACCAGTTCATTTAATTTCAATGGTAGCATTTGTCAAGGAGTAGCTAAACAATTTATGGATGGATCAAATAATACACCCAATGCCTGGAGCTGGAGTGTAAGTCCGGGAGGCGGAGTAAATATTAATACCCCTTCCTCACAAAATCCGAATATAACATTTACTAATCCCGGGCCTTACACCGTTTCCTTAATTGCAAGTAACGGATTTGGTCCCGGAAGTTTAAGCACACAGGTGGTAACCGTTATGGCTACTCCGGTAGTATCTATAAGTAACTCGGTACAATCTATTTGTCAGGGTAACAATACCAATATTATTGCAACTGGAGCTTCAAGCTACACCTGGAATACTGGAGCATTAACAGCGGGAATTTCGGTGAGTCCTTTGGTAACAACAACGTATACAGTTACCGGAGCTGTAGGTTCTTGCGTTTCGGCTAATAAAACCGCAACCGTGATTGTGAATTTACCTCCAACCATTAATCTAAGCGCGAGTGAAACTACAATTTGTGTTGGACACAGCGTTACTTTAAATGCGAGTGGGGCATCTACCTACACTTGGCAACCGGGCAATCAAACCGGAACTTCTATAACCGGTTCACCTAGTGTTACAACTGTTTATACGGTAACAGGAACTGATGTAAATGGTTGCACGAATACTTCCATCATCAACATCATGGTAGACCCTTGCACCGGAATTATTCAGAGTGGAAATTTAACGGCTGAATATAAAATTTACCCTAACCCAAGCAGTAGTGAAATTAATGTAACCATAAACACGCTTAAACCCATGGAATTGGAAATTAAATTATTTGATAATACCGGTAAATTAGTACACGACTCCAGTCAAGCCTTCTCAAAAGAAAAGAAAAATTATACAATGAAAATAAATCATTTGGCTGATGGAATTTACAATTTACAAATTAGTGACGGAAAAGATTTTTCTAAACTAATTAAGGTCATAAAAGAATAG
- a CDS encoding ABC-F family ATP-binding cassette domain-containing protein, producing MNVLSINNLSKAYGQKVLFNKISFGINYGEKVALVAKNGSGKTTLFKILKGLEIADEGEVVFRKEMKVGFLDQNFAFDETLSIQQLIDTADNKFVKAIRNYDSAIKESETSSSDQTADRLEEALNQMNLVEAWDYEKNIAEILSKLEISNTAQLINTLSGGQKKRVALALLLINKPELIVMDEPTNHLDIEMIEWLENYLDDPSLSILLVTHDRYFLDEVCERIIEIDNTELFEYKGNFDYYLEKKAEREQIKNAEIDKAKNLYRREVVWVRKMPKARTVKSKSRVDAFAEIEKKARQKRIEKKLELTLNMKRMGSKVVELHNITKNYPNKKIITDPFTYTFIPGEKIGVVGKNGVGKTTLLNIIQGKEAVDSGRVSLGDTIEFGHYSQAGMMIPNDKRIIEIIKDIAEHIPLASGSSLSASQLLTRFNFSPAVQFSFAHTLSGGEKRRLYLCTILMKNPNFLILDEPTNDLDILTLQTLEEFLEEFKGCVLIVSHDRYFIDRLVDHTFVLEGDGAIKDYPGNYTEYRNWKQKVADEKGTVKIPVLEELVEEPENSIAEKSKIDNKVTEQSPPKKLSYKLQKELDELDKIIPQLEKQKKELEEKLSKMSDDYEQIQKLTEEFQKVNDALEVSSMRWLEIQGN from the coding sequence GTGAACGTACTCTCAATCAATAATCTTTCAAAAGCCTACGGGCAAAAAGTCTTATTTAATAAAATAAGTTTTGGTATAAACTATGGTGAAAAGGTGGCGCTGGTTGCCAAAAATGGTTCGGGCAAAACCACACTTTTTAAAATATTAAAAGGACTAGAAATAGCGGATGAGGGGGAGGTGGTATTCAGAAAAGAAATGAAAGTTGGCTTTTTAGATCAGAATTTCGCTTTTGATGAAACGTTGAGTATTCAACAATTAATAGATACGGCAGATAATAAATTTGTGAAAGCTATTCGGAATTATGATTCCGCCATAAAAGAGAGTGAAACTTCATCCAGCGACCAAACAGCCGACAGATTAGAAGAGGCCTTAAATCAAATGAATTTGGTAGAGGCCTGGGATTATGAAAAGAACATAGCTGAGATTTTATCGAAATTAGAAATAAGTAACACTGCACAGTTAATAAATACTTTATCCGGCGGCCAAAAGAAACGAGTAGCGTTAGCCTTGTTATTGATAAATAAACCGGAGTTGATTGTTATGGACGAACCCACTAATCATCTCGATATTGAAATGATTGAGTGGTTGGAGAATTATTTAGACGATCCTTCATTGAGTATTTTACTGGTTACCCACGACCGTTATTTTTTAGATGAGGTGTGTGAACGAATTATTGAGATTGATAATACCGAATTGTTCGAATACAAAGGGAATTTTGATTATTATTTGGAAAAGAAAGCGGAGAGAGAACAAATTAAAAATGCGGAAATAGATAAAGCTAAAAATTTGTACAGAAGAGAAGTTGTTTGGGTTAGAAAAATGCCAAAAGCCAGAACTGTAAAATCTAAATCACGTGTGGATGCTTTCGCTGAAATAGAAAAGAAGGCCAGACAGAAAAGAATTGAAAAGAAACTGGAACTTACGCTTAATATGAAGCGAATGGGTTCTAAGGTTGTAGAGCTGCATAACATTACTAAGAATTATCCCAACAAAAAAATTATTACAGATCCTTTCACGTATACATTTATTCCGGGTGAAAAGATTGGAGTTGTCGGCAAGAATGGAGTGGGGAAGACCACCTTATTGAATATTATTCAAGGTAAAGAGGCCGTAGATAGCGGAAGAGTTTCTTTAGGGGATACTATAGAATTTGGACATTATTCACAAGCCGGGATGATGATTCCGAATGATAAACGCATAATTGAAATAATAAAAGATATTGCTGAACATATACCGTTAGCAAGTGGTAGTAGTTTGTCTGCTTCGCAATTATTAACCAGATTCAATTTTTCGCCGGCGGTTCAATTCAGTTTTGCGCATACGTTAAGTGGAGGAGAAAAAAGGAGACTGTACTTATGTACGATATTAATGAAGAATCCTAATTTTTTAATTTTAGATGAGCCTACCAATGATTTAGACATACTTACCTTGCAAACCTTAGAAGAATTTCTGGAAGAATTTAAAGGATGTGTGTTGATTGTATCTCACGATCGTTATTTTATTGATCGCTTGGTTGATCATACTTTTGTTTTGGAAGGAGATGGTGCCATAAAAGATTATCCGGGTAACTACACGGAGTACAGAAACTGGAAACAAAAAGTTGCTGATGAAAAGGGTACGGTTAAAATACCTGTTTTAGAAGAATTAGTAGAAGAGCCTGAAAATTCAATTGCAGAAAAAAGTAAAATTGATAACAAAGTTACAGAACAATCGCCCCCAAAGAAGTTATCTTATAAACTGCAAAAGGAGTTGGATGAATTAGATAAAATTATTCCGCAATTAGAAAAACAAAAAAAGGAATTGGAAGAAAAGTTAAGTAAAATGAGCGATGATTACGAGCAAATTCAAAAACTAACGGAGGAATTCCAAAAAGTGAACGACGCTCTAGAAGTAAGCAGCATGCGTTGGTTGGAAATTCAGGGAAATTAA
- a CDS encoding gliding motility-associated C-terminal domain-containing protein: MINKITNKILGLQEPKAMLLALCLIISSFNGQVNYVPNPSFETIINLDTTLYFDVIYKAVPWDTLKAGGGGGSIIGPPSPSMIPVMGFQTARTGNFMAGINYYNSTSFLKWRSYIQAPLTKSLVSNKSYCVTFYVNLFNSSKYASDELSAYLDDGTIAAIAFGEVAVVNPQIKSPVGIFLSDTLNWMKVQETFIASGNESYITLGNFKPQALLTASLVYPGAFKVVADYHVDDVSVIETDLAAYAGKDTIICIGDSVFIGRPPEIGLECLWSTSANSTTIGNGGGLWVKPATTQTYIVTQDVCGLIKKDTVQVQVKPKYNGLEPILSSNSPTTCPNNTITLNILNNPPGTNTYSWLPLEIYTQTNNFSAQAQLNANTIFTLNINNNGEYTFCPFQKTASLSISVPIYTNSPTLISNLNPVCPNDTIIFSYLNSVPGNSVSSDWFPKSSFTYTSNLIAKTLTHINTNYSVNISSTGNASICAFSRSLSISISVADTCFKELVIPNIFTPNNDNSNDQWLIKFPYGYSLQNLSIFDRWGTLIYHRENLNFNKQGYALIGWDGRNTSGEEISAGVYFYVLQYTGRAGVQKIIKGNITLMQ; the protein is encoded by the coding sequence TTGATAAATAAGATAACTAATAAAATACTTGGCTTACAAGAGCCAAAGGCTATGCTTTTGGCTCTTTGTTTAATTATTTCATCTTTCAACGGTCAGGTTAACTATGTCCCAAATCCAAGTTTTGAAACAATAATTAATTTAGACACAACTCTTTATTTTGACGTTATTTATAAAGCTGTTCCTTGGGATACTTTAAAAGCCGGTGGAGGGGGTGGTAGTATAATTGGGCCACCTTCCCCAAGTATGATTCCTGTTATGGGATTTCAGACAGCACGGACTGGAAATTTCATGGCAGGAATAAATTATTATAATAGCACTTCATTTTTAAAATGGCGAAGTTACATTCAGGCACCTCTAACAAAATCGTTAGTATCAAACAAATCTTATTGCGTAACATTTTACGTGAACCTTTTCAATTCGAGTAAATATGCTTCAGATGAATTAAGTGCTTATTTGGACGATGGTACTATTGCTGCCATTGCTTTTGGTGAGGTTGCGGTTGTTAATCCGCAAATAAAAAGCCCTGTAGGTATTTTTTTAAGTGATACTTTAAACTGGATGAAAGTTCAAGAAACCTTTATTGCTTCAGGTAATGAGTCCTATATCACGTTAGGAAATTTTAAACCTCAGGCCTTATTGACAGCCAGTTTAGTTTATCCAGGTGCATTTAAAGTTGTGGCCGATTATCACGTAGATGACGTATCCGTTATAGAGACAGATCTTGCTGCCTACGCGGGCAAAGACACAATAATTTGTATAGGTGATAGTGTTTTTATTGGTCGACCTCCTGAAATTGGCTTAGAATGTTTATGGAGCACTTCGGCAAATTCCACAACCATTGGTAACGGTGGGGGCTTATGGGTAAAACCAGCCACTACACAAACATATATTGTTACACAAGATGTTTGTGGCTTAATTAAAAAAGATACCGTACAAGTTCAAGTAAAACCAAAGTATAATGGTTTAGAACCAATACTAAGTTCTAATTCGCCCACTACTTGCCCCAACAATACAATTACGCTTAACATATTAAATAATCCACCTGGCACAAATACTTATTCTTGGTTGCCATTAGAAATTTATACTCAAACAAATAATTTTTCTGCACAGGCTCAATTAAATGCCAATACTATTTTTACCTTAAATATTAATAATAATGGCGAATATACCTTTTGCCCTTTTCAAAAAACTGCAAGCTTAAGCATTTCCGTTCCAATTTATACCAATTCACCAACTTTAATCAGTAATTTAAATCCGGTTTGTCCAAATGACACTATTATTTTCTCTTATTTAAATTCTGTTCCGGGCAATTCGGTTAGTTCTGATTGGTTTCCCAAATCATCCTTTACTTATACAAGTAATTTAATCGCAAAAACATTAACACACATTAATACAAATTATTCGGTAAATATTTCAAGTACTGGCAATGCAAGTATTTGTGCTTTTAGTCGTTCATTAAGCATTTCCATAAGCGTGGCTGATACTTGTTTTAAAGAACTTGTTATTCCCAATATTTTTACTCCGAATAATGATAATTCAAACGACCAATGGTTAATTAAATTTCCATATGGTTATTCTCTTCAAAATCTTTCCATCTTTGATCGTTGGGGTACGCTCATTTATCATCGAGAAAATTTGAATTTTAATAAACAAGGCTATGCTTTGATTGGTTGGGACGGACGAAATACAAGTGGTGAAGAAATAAGCGCAGGGGTTTATTTTTACGTGTTGCAATACACTGGTAGAGCAGGCGTTCAAAAAATTATCAAGGGGAATATTACATTGATGCAGTGA
- a CDS encoding tetratricopeptide repeat protein yields the protein MFRKLHVIFVFGISLNSSLSLAQNVFIEDSTKIIPYLLRGESIYSFKLDSAAILWKKGLELTRKSEKDNPAYEARLKKIEAVFLNDLGYVELSKGRNDGAMQYFDSCMAIQYKLELWDQYALALNNKANIYLTIGDYEKAIAIFIESINFYKKVNKLTELPMVYSNIGLAYQQSGNYAKSVEFLFEAEKQADKYKKKDKTAINLNLAGLFLEEKDTANFIIYNDKAITSAIYYNDFSQLGYAYLNAGRIVSKQNKNLALYYYNKSLTIRRDINDLNGIANSLYNMANLFPGDSALKVYNQALQLYVQTQNKEGQTYTEMAIGTLYKKKNENSKAERIYLDCFKKFNEMKAINGIKMAADNLYQLYKENNNPVKALQFFELHSRLKDSINDFDIRKKTLQKNISYIFEQKENKLKEEHLYKEQLHAKEQQTQRIISYSIGAFMIIVVLFSVTLYRNLQDKKKANAIISEQKKEVEKQKETIELKQKEIVDSINYAQRIQYAHMPSLKKMENIFKRLKK from the coding sequence ATGTTTAGGAAATTACATGTAATATTTGTTTTTGGAATATCTCTAAATTCGAGCCTATCTCTAGCGCAAAATGTATTTATTGAAGACTCCACCAAAATCATCCCATATTTGTTGCGTGGAGAAAGCATTTACAGTTTCAAATTAGATTCAGCAGCAATTCTGTGGAAAAAAGGACTTGAACTTACCAGAAAATCAGAAAAGGATAACCCTGCTTACGAAGCAAGACTAAAAAAAATTGAAGCTGTTTTTTTAAACGATTTGGGTTACGTTGAACTTTCCAAAGGACGAAATGATGGTGCCATGCAATATTTTGATTCCTGCATGGCAATTCAATACAAACTTGAGTTATGGGATCAATATGCACTAGCACTTAACAATAAAGCCAATATTTATCTCACAATTGGTGATTACGAAAAAGCCATAGCCATTTTTATTGAGAGCATTAACTTTTACAAAAAAGTAAATAAACTAACCGAGCTCCCAATGGTATATAGTAATATTGGATTAGCTTATCAGCAAAGTGGTAACTATGCCAAATCCGTTGAGTTTTTATTTGAAGCAGAAAAACAAGCGGATAAATACAAGAAAAAAGATAAAACTGCCATCAACCTTAATTTAGCAGGGCTATTTTTGGAAGAAAAAGATACAGCCAATTTTATAATTTATAATGATAAAGCTATTACCTCTGCAATATATTATAATGATTTCAGCCAGCTTGGCTATGCCTACCTGAATGCCGGCAGAATAGTATCAAAACAGAATAAAAACCTTGCACTTTATTATTATAATAAATCGCTTACTATAAGAAGAGATATAAATGATTTAAACGGGATTGCAAACTCCTTATATAATATGGCCAATCTTTTTCCCGGAGATTCTGCTCTAAAAGTATACAACCAAGCATTACAATTATATGTCCAAACACAAAATAAAGAAGGTCAAACCTATACTGAAATGGCCATTGGAACTCTTTACAAAAAAAAGAATGAAAACTCCAAAGCAGAACGAATCTATTTAGATTGTTTTAAGAAGTTCAACGAAATGAAAGCAATCAATGGCATTAAAATGGCTGCCGATAATTTATACCAATTGTATAAGGAAAATAATAATCCGGTTAAAGCGCTTCAATTCTTTGAATTGCATAGTAGGTTAAAAGACAGCATAAATGATTTTGATATCAGAAAAAAAACGCTTCAAAAAAATATATCTTACATTTTTGAACAAAAAGAAAACAAATTAAAGGAAGAGCATCTTTATAAAGAACAATTGCATGCTAAAGAACAGCAAACACAAAGGATTATATCTTATTCTATTGGCGCATTTATGATTATAGTAGTTTTATTTTCAGTTACCCTATATCGAAATCTGCAGGATAAAAAAAAGGCCAATGCCATTATTTCAGAACAAAAGAAAGAAGTTGAAAAACAAAAAGAAACAATTGAGCTAAAACAAAAAGAAATAGTTGATTCTATTAATTACGCACAACGTATACAATACGCCCATATGCCAAGTTTGAAAAAAATGGAGAATATATTCAAACGATTAAAAAAATAA
- a CDS encoding tetratricopeptide repeat protein — protein MRQKLFWLIFLTFYGLYFFSQEKTKSDLIQNIYTSSVHDTLKIIQLGQLISNDLIDDPSGNLQILNSILKIADGKIGIVKGAEKKFYVMTVFTVYNNIGLIKKKIGDINEATNYYFKALEMAETANYLHGISYTANNIGALYKTVNNHEKSLKYYKIGLEASIKSNDERGMANAYKSLAGYYKNIQDTGMAHEYLNKAIEIYKKLESNSALTTCYNNLGDLYLRNRLPEVALKHLQLAEENCKPQKDQENLSIIYNNYGRAYLQLNNYNKAIEYANKSLGFQKENKFPEIFLSSHQILYNAYEAGKNYKNAIYHYKIYRQFDDSINNLKNQGLLITSDLRHDFEKKEMLMKSEQDKKEAIAEAENKKQKIISLLIGAALILSLVFFIIVYKNYKEKKQLSAELANTNQVIINQKHLVEEKQKEIVDSINYAQKIQKTLLANHEFVNQTIPDSFVLFQPKDIVSGDFYWATKNESRFYLAVCDSTGHGVPGAFMSLLNISFLNEAINEKNIKEPGKVFDFVRQRLIENISQEGRQDGMDAILLCIHDNGKIEYAGANNSPVSFHEGVMQSYAADKMPVGLGEKNESFKTNTLKLQKGDMLYLYTDGFADQFGGPKGKKFKYKQLNEMLSSISTLDVKAQEKLMESKFKEWKGDLEQVDDVCVLGIRI, from the coding sequence ATGAGGCAGAAACTTTTTTGGCTAATATTCTTGACCTTTTACGGGTTATACTTTTTTTCTCAAGAAAAAACGAAGTCTGATCTAATTCAAAATATTTACACGAGCAGTGTACACGATACACTTAAGATTATTCAACTAGGGCAATTAATTAGCAATGATCTAATCGATGACCCATCTGGAAATCTTCAAATCTTAAATTCAATATTAAAAATTGCCGATGGCAAAATTGGAATTGTTAAAGGAGCTGAAAAGAAGTTTTACGTGATGACGGTTTTTACGGTTTACAATAACATCGGATTAATCAAAAAGAAAATTGGTGATATAAATGAAGCTACTAATTATTATTTTAAAGCACTAGAAATGGCCGAAACGGCAAATTATTTACATGGCATATCCTATACAGCTAATAACATAGGGGCTTTATATAAAACAGTTAATAACCACGAAAAATCACTTAAGTATTACAAAATAGGACTTGAGGCGTCAATAAAATCTAACGACGAAAGAGGCATGGCGAATGCATATAAAAGTCTGGCCGGATATTATAAAAATATTCAAGATACCGGAATGGCCCATGAATACTTAAATAAAGCTATCGAAATTTATAAAAAGCTTGAATCAAATTCCGCTTTAACTACCTGTTATAACAATCTGGGTGATCTTTATTTAAGAAACAGATTGCCTGAAGTTGCGCTAAAGCATCTTCAATTGGCAGAAGAAAATTGTAAACCTCAAAAAGATCAGGAAAATCTATCAATAATTTATAACAATTACGGTAGAGCATATTTACAATTAAATAACTACAACAAAGCCATTGAATATGCTAATAAATCTTTGGGATTTCAAAAGGAAAATAAATTTCCCGAAATTTTTTTAAGTTCTCATCAAATTCTGTATAATGCCTATGAAGCCGGAAAAAACTATAAAAACGCAATTTATCATTACAAAATTTATAGGCAATTTGATGATTCTATAAACAACTTGAAAAACCAGGGACTTTTAATAACGAGTGATTTAAGACACGACTTTGAAAAAAAAGAAATGCTGATGAAATCTGAACAAGATAAGAAAGAAGCAATAGCTGAGGCAGAAAATAAAAAACAAAAAATTATTTCTCTCTTAATTGGCGCAGCTCTAATTTTATCTTTAGTCTTTTTTATTATTGTATATAAAAACTATAAAGAAAAAAAACAGTTAAGCGCAGAATTAGCTAATACAAACCAGGTAATAATAAATCAAAAACATTTAGTTGAAGAAAAACAGAAAGAGATTGTTGACTCCATTAATTATGCGCAAAAAATTCAAAAAACATTATTGGCTAATCACGAATTTGTGAATCAAACTATTCCTGACAGTTTTGTTTTGTTTCAACCCAAAGATATTGTTAGCGGTGATTTTTACTGGGCCACTAAAAATGAATCGCGTTTTTATTTAGCGGTTTGTGATAGTACCGGCCATGGTGTGCCGGGGGCATTTATGAGTCTATTAAACATTAGTTTTTTAAACGAAGCCATCAACGAAAAAAACATTAAAGAGCCCGGAAAAGTATTTGATTTTGTACGACAGCGATTAATTGAGAATATTTCTCAAGAAGGCAGACAAGATGGAATGGATGCCATTTTACTTTGTATACATGACAACGGAAAAATTGAATACGCGGGCGCTAATAATTCACCGGTTTCGTTTCATGAAGGTGTAATGCAATCATATGCAGCAGATAAAATGCCGGTTGGCTTGGGAGAAAAAAACGAATCATTTAAAACCAATACTTTAAAATTACAAAAAGGCGATATGCTTTATTTGTATACCGATGGTTTTGCTGATCAGTTTGGTGGGCCTAAAGGGAAAAAATTCAAATACAAACAACTAAACGAAATGCTGAGTTCAATATCAACTTTAGATGTAAAAGCTCAGGAAAAATTAATGGAATCTAAATTCAAAGAATGGAAAGGCGATTTAGAGCAAGTGGATGATGTATGTGTTTTAGGAATTAGAATATAA